A genomic window from Vagococcus sp. CY52-2 includes:
- a CDS encoding heavy metal translocating P-type ATPase: protein MSQSQHAVDHNHEKCSHAHNHNHGNLPVVLFFLGFATFLISLFLPVGTLKTILSVSTIVLSGYHIMIEGFEDTIKETKRLKKFMPNVHVLMSLAAIGAVLIGDYTEGALLILIFAAAHFLEHYVENKSKKEITSLMKMNPTDAKLILSDGSTKTVDIAQLKIGDHLKVLNGEQIPTDGIILTGYTSIDESSINGESIPAEKTVGDNVFGSTINGDGTITMVVTKDSTDTVFAKILQLVNESQSNLSKTATKIKRLEPKYVTSVMVLVFLYIVLMPLVFNMAWYDSFYKGMVFLTVASPCALAASDIPATLSAISNLAKRGVLFKGGSYLSNLSEIKAIAFDKTGTLTEGKPKVTDVHFIDHITNEETFYTDLIIAMEKQANHPLANAIVESIEIVNDIPLTIENQIGKGLVSTYKGHTYKIGKASQFTNVSSDIESFERKYAEEGKTVVLFSEDDVVIGLIAMMDLPNPKAQQLVAYFKEHNIHTTMITGDAERTGRAVANTLKIDEVAGNVLPENKSQIVSSLQDKYGLTAMVGDGINDAPALVKADIGVAMGDGTDVAIDVADVVLMQNDLDKLGYAYRLSKKLDKVVKQNIIFSMGVVALLVVLNIFGQMNLPIGILAHEGSTLVVLFNGLRLLTPLKN, encoded by the coding sequence ATGTCACAATCACAACATGCCGTTGACCATAATCATGAAAAATGTAGCCACGCACATAATCACAATCATGGTAATCTACCAGTCGTTCTATTCTTTCTAGGTTTCGCAACATTTCTGATTAGTTTATTTTTACCAGTTGGCACTTTAAAAACCATTCTTTCCGTTTCAACTATTGTTCTTTCTGGGTATCACATTATGATTGAGGGTTTTGAAGATACCATTAAAGAAACCAAACGACTTAAAAAATTTATGCCAAATGTCCATGTTTTAATGTCCCTTGCAGCAATCGGTGCAGTACTTATCGGAGATTATACCGAGGGGGCTCTTCTAATTCTTATCTTTGCTGCCGCTCACTTTTTAGAACATTATGTGGAAAATAAAAGTAAAAAAGAAATTACTTCTTTAATGAAAATGAATCCAACTGATGCTAAATTAATACTTTCAGACGGTTCTACTAAGACAGTAGATATTGCTCAACTAAAAATTGGCGATCATTTGAAAGTATTAAATGGGGAACAAATTCCAACTGACGGAATCATTCTAACTGGATACACATCAATTGATGAATCATCAATCAACGGTGAAAGTATTCCTGCTGAAAAAACAGTTGGTGATAATGTTTTTGGTAGTACAATCAATGGTGATGGAACTATTACAATGGTTGTAACAAAAGATAGTACAGACACTGTATTTGCTAAAATTTTACAGTTAGTCAATGAATCTCAATCAAACCTATCTAAAACTGCCACAAAGATTAAACGTTTAGAACCCAAATATGTCACGAGTGTTATGGTTCTTGTATTCTTATACATTGTATTAATGCCACTTGTTTTCAATATGGCTTGGTATGATAGTTTTTACAAAGGCATGGTATTCTTAACAGTTGCTTCGCCTTGTGCCCTTGCTGCGAGTGATATTCCAGCGACACTATCTGCCATTTCAAACTTAGCTAAACGCGGAGTTCTATTCAAAGGCGGCTCTTACCTTTCAAACCTTTCAGAAATTAAAGCTATCGCATTTGATAAAACTGGTACATTAACCGAAGGAAAACCAAAAGTCACTGATGTTCACTTTATTGATCACATCACAAACGAAGAAACATTCTATACTGATTTAATTATAGCCATGGAAAAACAAGCCAATCATCCATTAGCTAATGCGATTGTCGAATCAATTGAAATAGTTAATGACATTCCATTAACTATTGAAAATCAAATTGGGAAAGGACTCGTATCAACTTATAAAGGACATACATACAAAATCGGGAAAGCTTCTCAATTTACTAACGTATCTTCTGACATTGAATCATTTGAAAGAAAATATGCTGAAGAAGGAAAAACAGTCGTACTATTTTCTGAAGATGATGTGGTCATTGGCTTAATCGCCATGATGGACTTACCAAATCCAAAAGCACAACAACTTGTTGCATATTTCAAAGAACATAATATTCACACTACAATGATCACCGGTGATGCTGAACGTACTGGTCGTGCTGTAGCAAATACACTTAAAATTGACGAAGTTGCAGGAAATGTTCTACCTGAAAACAAATCACAAATTGTTAGCTCACTTCAAGACAAATATGGTTTAACAGCCATGGTTGGTGATGGGATCAATGATGCACCAGCTCTTGTAAAAGCTGATATTGGTGTGGCTATGGGTGATGGAACGGACGTTGCCATTGATGTAGCAGATGTTGTTTTAATGCAAAACGACTTAGACAAACTAGGTTACGCTTATCGTCTATCTAAAAAATTAGATAAAGTGGTTAAACAAAACATTATTTTCTCTATGGGTGTTGTCGCATTACTTGTTGTATTAAATATTTTTGGTCAAATGAACTTACCTATTGGTATTTTAGCCCATGAAGGATCTACATTAGTTGTCTTATTTAATGGATTAAGACTTTTAACACCACTTAAAAATTAA